One Phoenix dactylifera cultivar Barhee BC4 chromosome 8, palm_55x_up_171113_PBpolish2nd_filt_p, whole genome shotgun sequence genomic window carries:
- the LOC120111469 gene encoding uncharacterized protein LOC120111469, which translates to MLMHLVQEYREKARRCQSGYEEAQRRYMAAEAKYQASEEKYQASEAEQRVLQEKVGASDERIRALTAELDEEKGAHALARSELRAAEARLAKAEQALASREQEVGNARLRHSKLEQELRGLERRAAYHEAREIEARENAQNAVKLFRESEEFHELMAEEGVNGLIQGFRDFRNQLRRLLPDFDVNLLQPGAGRAEAEAETPEAEAETSGAEAAAAIPEVTEVAPEVAPEATPIVAEAIEEVPAAEPTTPSTAEAEVVELEPPM; encoded by the coding sequence atgctgatgcacctagTTCAAGAATACCGGGAGAAAGCCCGGAGGTGCCAGAGCGGCTATGAGGAGGCCCAGAGAAGGTACATGGCCGCCGAGGCGAAGTACCAAGCCTCCGAAGAGAAGTACcaggcctctgaggccgaacaACGGGTGCTCCAAGAGAAGGTCGGAGCATCCGATGAAAGGattcgagctctgaccgccgagctcgatgaagagaagggcgcgcacgcaTTGGCAAGATCCGAGCTGCGCGCCGCGGAGGCTCGATTGGCTAAGGCCGAGCAGGCAttggcctcccgcgagcaggaggtgggaaatgcccgcctccgacattCGAAGCTCGAGCAGGAGCTGAGGGGCCTCGAGCGGAGAGCCGCTTACCACGAGGCCCGGGAGATAGAGGCCCGGGAGAACGCCCAAAACGCAGTGAAGCTCTTCCGTGAGTCGGAAGAGTTTCACGAACTCATGGCtgaggagggcgtgaatgggctgatccaaggcttccgggatttccgcaatCAGTTGCGGCGGCTTCTCCCAGATTTTGATGTTAACCTGCTCCAGCCGGGAGCAGGGAGGGCGGAGGCAGAAGCAGAAACcccggaggcggaggcagaaactTCGGGGGCCGAGGCGGCCGCAGCTATCCCCGAAGTGACCGAGGTTGCCCCCGAGGTCGCCCCCGAGGCTACTCCTATTGTCGCCGAGGCCATCGAAGAGGTCCCGGCAGCCGAGCCAACCACTCCTAGTactgccgaggccgaggtggTCGAGCTTGAGCCTCCgatgtaa